One Etheostoma spectabile isolate EspeVRDwgs_2016 unplaced genomic scaffold, UIUC_Espe_1.0 scaffold00001320, whole genome shotgun sequence DNA window includes the following coding sequences:
- the LOC116674959 gene encoding myeloid cell surface antigen CD33, producing MFVLIWTTLLFTVRDTGASLEGTPFCEKGFCITLSEEEITAEAGLCVVIPCSFTTSYYFRPQHVVWYKCEPSKTKCTDSDIIFNTNKNNNKTQSGFRGRVSLLEPDVSRRNCSIMVNDITESDSGSYQLRVNGLLNERTDGFRFSPRTTVSVKDLTQKPTVMIPPLTEGQQSTLSCTAPGLCSGSDPEITWTWRGAGEKDSHIPGNITDFRTENLTAVTWRHSSTLTFNSSAEHHGTNISCKVSFTNNITTEETVTLNVAYVRKLKSREYKCEGG from the exons ATGTTTGTTCTCATCTGGACAACTCTACTCTTCACTGTGAGAGACACAG GTGCCTCCTTGGAGGGAACACCATTCTGTGAGAAAGGATTCTGTATCACTCttagtgaagaagaaataaCAGCAGAGGCTGGACTCTGTGTTGTGATACCGTGTTCTTTCACCACCAGTTATTACTTCAGACCCCAACATGTAGTTTGGTACAAATGTGAACCatccaaaacaaaatgtactgATTCAGACATCATATTCAACACtaacaagaacaacaacaaaactcaGTCTGGGTTCAGAGGACGAGTGTCACTGTTGGAGCCTGATGTGAGTCGGAGGAACTGCAGCATCATGGTCAATGACATCACTGAGTCAGACTCTGGATCATATCAGCTCAGAGTTAATGGTTTACTGAATGAGAGGACAGATGGATTTAGATTCTCTCCAAgaacaactgtttctgtcaaaG ATCTGACCCAGAAGCCCACAGTGATGATTCCTCCTCTGACAGAGGGACAGCAGAGCACACTGAGCTGCACTGCTCCTGGTCTCTGCTCTGGATCTGATCCTGAAATCACCTGGACGTGGAGAGGAGCAGGAGAGAAGGACTCTCACATCCCAGGAAACATCACTGATTTTAGGACTGAGAATCTGACTGCTGTCACTTGGAGACACAGCTCAACCCTGACCTTTAACTCTTCAGCTGAACACCACGGTACCAATATCAGCTGTAAGGTCAGCTTCACAAACAACATCACTACAGAGGAGACTGTGACTCTGAATGTGGCCT ATGTAAGGAAGTTAAAGTCTCGGGAATACAAGTGTGAAGGAGGGTGA